Proteins from a single region of Lentimicrobium saccharophilum:
- a CDS encoding O-methyltransferase — MSKLFERPQYPTTVPAFERYALDYTTQEPPLMQQLIRETHLAVTTPGMLSGLLQGRLLKMIIQMLKPRRILEIGTFTGYSAIYMASGLDDRGCLHTIDNNPEVAHIAEKYFIASGLRDKIITHQGNAMDIIPEIEGPFDLVFIDADKENYVNYYETVFPKLSQEGVIIADNVLWYGKVMDADALNDKETRGIAAFNLHVKNDPRVEHLMLPIRDGLMMVKKL; from the coding sequence ATGAGCAAACTTTTTGAACGGCCGCAATATCCGACCACAGTCCCCGCTTTTGAACGGTATGCCCTTGACTATACTACGCAGGAGCCTCCCCTGATGCAGCAGCTGATCAGGGAAACCCATCTGGCAGTGACAACCCCCGGCATGCTTTCAGGATTACTCCAGGGAAGGTTGCTTAAAATGATTATTCAGATGCTGAAGCCCCGCCGTATTCTCGAAATCGGCACTTTTACCGGATATTCAGCCATCTATATGGCATCCGGACTCGACGACAGGGGCTGCTTGCATACCATCGACAACAATCCTGAAGTTGCCCATATCGCTGAAAAATATTTTATTGCTTCCGGACTGCGCGATAAAATTATAACCCATCAGGGAAATGCCATGGATATCATCCCTGAAATTGAAGGGCCATTCGATCTGGTATTTATCGATGCCGATAAGGAAAACTATGTAAATTATTATGAGACGGTTTTTCCAAAACTCAGTCAGGAGGGGGTCATCATAGCCGATAATGTGCTGTGGTATGGTAAGGTGATGGATGCTGACGCTTTAAATGACAAGGAAACGCGCGGCATTGCTGCCTTCAACCTGCACGTGAAAAATGATCCGCGTGTTGAGCACCTCATGCTCCCTATAAGGGACGGGTTGATGATGGTAAAGAAATTATAA
- a CDS encoding M16 family metallopeptidase: protein MQYQFHTLSNGIRIVHRHSGRLVAHLAVMVNTGSRDELPGEEGLAHFIEHVIFKGTGKRKVHQVLGRLENIGADLNAYTTKEETCIHASFLSAYYARAIELFADILFNSTFPEKEIDKEKDVVIDEINAYKDSPSELIFDEFEEMLFRGHPLGKSILGTPASVKRITRKRILGFISGHYHTNQIVISSVGNIRFERLVKLVNEAFGCLPENLRTDSRQVFAASEPKQLIKPRRNFQTHCIIGNHAYGYADARRTALALLTNLLGGPAMNSRLSMALRERHGLSYNIESVYTPYAETGSFMIYLGTDNGSLDKALTLVRAELDRFMAKPLGMIQLHTAKQQFIGQIAISFESNLNDALSMAKSMLVYDTVDTHEVLISKINAITADMVLEVAHEIFDPAQMSMLVYKNRKA from the coding sequence ATGCAATATCAGTTTCATACACTTTCCAATGGCATAAGGATCGTTCACCGGCACTCAGGCAGGTTGGTCGCCCATCTTGCTGTAATGGTGAATACCGGCTCGCGCGACGAATTGCCCGGGGAGGAAGGCCTGGCCCATTTTATCGAACACGTTATCTTCAAAGGGACCGGCAAGCGAAAAGTCCATCAGGTGCTGGGAAGGCTCGAGAACATCGGGGCTGATCTGAATGCATACACCACCAAGGAGGAAACCTGTATTCATGCCTCATTCCTGAGCGCCTATTATGCCAGGGCTATTGAACTTTTTGCGGATATCCTGTTTAATTCCACTTTTCCTGAGAAAGAAATCGACAAGGAAAAAGATGTGGTGATTGACGAAATCAATGCATATAAGGACAGCCCGTCGGAACTGATTTTTGATGAATTTGAGGAGATGTTATTCCGCGGACACCCCCTGGGTAAGTCCATTCTGGGTACACCTGCAAGCGTGAAAAGAATCACCCGTAAAAGGATTCTCGGGTTTATATCCGGTCATTACCATACCAATCAGATCGTAATCAGCTCGGTGGGAAACATCCGTTTCGAGCGGCTGGTTAAGCTTGTAAACGAAGCTTTCGGGTGCCTTCCTGAAAATCTGCGCACTGACTCACGGCAGGTTTTCGCCGCATCGGAACCAAAACAACTCATCAAACCCCGGCGGAATTTTCAGACCCATTGTATTATAGGGAACCATGCTTATGGTTATGCAGATGCCCGGCGTACCGCCCTGGCCCTGCTGACAAACCTGCTGGGCGGTCCCGCGATGAATTCAAGGCTGAGTATGGCCCTGCGCGAACGTCATGGATTGTCTTACAACATCGAATCCGTTTATACACCATACGCTGAAACCGGTTCATTCATGATCTATCTGGGTACCGATAATGGTTCGCTCGATAAAGCACTGACGCTGGTACGGGCAGAGCTGGATAGATTTATGGCCAAACCGCTGGGAATGATTCAGCTGCATACGGCCAAGCAACAGTTTATCGGTCAGATTGCCATTTCTTTTGAATCAAACCTCAACGATGCGCTTTCGATGGCGAAAAGCATGCTTGTGTATGACACCGTTGACACCCACGAAGTATTGATCTCGAAAATCAATGCCATTACGGCTGATATGGTGCTTGAAGTTGCGCATGAAATATTTGACCCGGCACAAATGAGTATGCTTGTCTACAAAAACCGCAAAGCATGA
- a CDS encoding T9SS type A sorting domain-containing protein, which produces MKTKSVTFLILGVMLLAIPLGHAQEVLYDGSFSTTTTSDIYLYDPPLMNVWCSFQNYGIIAYPQIVDGVCYYQIESAGYEAWEVQLTQYGFILLPQHTYRLSFDVKADAERPFGLFLGEYFGNWTTLLGWDRYLQFATTEWQTITLDFKSACTFDINKLSFEMGGINISMYFDNVMLEDLGPYEPSVGILGSSVFGWDFDVDMYTEDGIIYSLQNFPLVSGHAKFRQDDMWCVNWGGSTFPNGFAPIYGPDIPVTNAGNYDILFNRETGEYSFTCVDNCSPYIGITGTAVPPDFGYGPDVDLLTNGGMIYTLPGYTFTDGEAVFRQDDNPELTWGGSTFPAGVAVAGGGPIPVVAGSYTVSFNLATGEYNFTYPDIGILGTALTGWMDDIDMVTTDGVIYSLSDYYFSEGEVKFRQSNNWDVNWGGYGFPSGWSWQDGPNIYVPEGTYTVTFNRQTGEYNFAATTCPNPGIQCPEFLYFSNDPGECGAMVYYPEIVPSPNCGGEGIVITQTEGLPSGSFFPLGYTWNAFLLTNNEGNTAACGFGVYVYDSEPPSITGISDYFEPLWPPDHRMVPVEIEYSSTDFCGATWCELYVFSNEPEDGLGDGDLAPDWEIIDPHNVLLRAERSGKGTGREYTILIVCYDEYGNTALAQVLVTVPHDLRKLKTEISENGSVSRSAGFEVEIRPNPTAEQFNLKVESASDETVSIRISDMTGRVIFSQDALNKNTISFGGNFVPGIYFVRIAQGEKVKTVKVAKQ; this is translated from the coding sequence ATGAAAACAAAAAGCGTGACTTTTCTGATTCTGGGAGTCATGTTGCTGGCGATTCCATTGGGCCATGCCCAGGAAGTTCTTTACGATGGAAGCTTTTCTACGACAACTACCAGTGACATCTACCTTTATGATCCGCCTCTGATGAATGTCTGGTGTTCGTTTCAGAATTACGGTATCATTGCATACCCGCAGATTGTTGATGGCGTTTGTTATTACCAGATTGAGTCGGCCGGTTATGAAGCCTGGGAGGTTCAACTCACCCAATACGGGTTTATTTTATTGCCGCAGCACACCTACCGGCTTTCTTTCGATGTAAAGGCAGATGCTGAACGGCCTTTCGGACTCTTTCTCGGAGAGTACTTTGGAAACTGGACTACACTACTGGGATGGGACAGGTACTTACAATTTGCCACGACCGAATGGCAAACCATCACCCTTGACTTTAAATCCGCGTGTACTTTCGATATCAACAAGCTGAGCTTTGAGATGGGCGGAATCAATATCAGCATGTATTTCGACAATGTAATGCTGGAAGACCTCGGACCCTATGAACCCTCCGTGGGTATATTAGGAAGTTCCGTCTTCGGCTGGGATTTTGATGTTGATATGTACACCGAAGACGGGATAATCTATTCGCTGCAAAACTTCCCGCTGGTAAGCGGCCATGCAAAATTCAGGCAGGACGATATGTGGTGTGTAAACTGGGGAGGAAGCACATTTCCCAATGGTTTTGCTCCCATATACGGCCCGGATATCCCTGTTACCAATGCAGGCAATTATGATATTCTTTTCAACCGTGAAACCGGCGAATATTCCTTCACCTGCGTCGATAACTGCTCACCCTACATCGGCATCACCGGAACTGCTGTGCCGCCTGATTTCGGATATGGCCCCGATGTCGATTTGTTAACCAACGGTGGCATGATCTATACATTGCCCGGTTATACTTTTACCGACGGGGAAGCTGTTTTCAGGCAGGACGACAACCCTGAACTGACATGGGGTGGCTCCACTTTTCCGGCTGGGGTGGCAGTTGCCGGCGGAGGCCCCATTCCGGTTGTTGCAGGCTCATATACCGTTTCGTTCAATCTGGCCACCGGGGAATACAATTTTACCTACCCGGATATCGGAATTCTGGGCACTGCTTTGACCGGCTGGATGGATGACATTGATATGGTTACAACAGACGGAGTGATCTACTCACTTTCAGATTATTATTTCTCAGAGGGCGAAGTAAAATTCAGGCAAAGCAACAACTGGGATGTGAACTGGGGTGGTTATGGTTTCCCCTCAGGTTGGAGCTGGCAGGACGGGCCCAATATCTACGTCCCTGAAGGAACCTATACGGTAACTTTTAACCGCCAGACCGGAGAGTATAATTTCGCGGCAACCACCTGCCCCAATCCGGGAATTCAATGCCCTGAATTTTTATATTTTAGCAACGATCCGGGCGAATGTGGCGCCATGGTTTATTATCCTGAAATTGTTCCTTCTCCCAATTGCGGTGGTGAAGGAATTGTTATCACACAGACCGAAGGCCTGCCATCGGGCTCATTTTTCCCTTTGGGATATACCTGGAATGCATTTTTGCTGACCAATAACGAAGGGAATACCGCAGCATGCGGATTCGGTGTCTATGTTTACGATTCCGAGCCTCCGTCAATTACAGGAATCAGTGATTACTTTGAGCCACTCTGGCCTCCTGACCACAGAATGGTGCCGGTTGAAATTGAATACAGTTCAACGGATTTTTGCGGAGCAACCTGGTGCGAGCTTTATGTTTTCAGCAATGAGCCGGAAGATGGACTGGGCGACGGCGACCTGGCGCCTGACTGGGAAATCATTGACCCGCACAATGTACTGCTGAGGGCCGAAAGGTCGGGTAAGGGAACCGGGCGCGAATATACCATCCTGATCGTATGTTACGATGAATACGGAAATACTGCATTAGCGCAGGTCTTGGTTACAGTGCCTCACGATTTGAGAAAACTAAAAACGGAAATATCCGAGAACGGATCAGTTTCCCGGAGTGCCGGATTTGAAGTTGAAATCCGGCCAAATCCAACCGCTGAACAGTTTAACCTGAAAGTTGAATCCGCTTCTGATGAAACGGTCAGCATCCGCATCTCCGATATGACGGGAAGAGTGATCTTTTCGCAGGATGCACTGAATAAAAACACTATCAGTTTTGGCGGAAATTTCGTTCCGGGGATTTATTTCGTCAGGATAGCGCAGGGTGAAAAAGTTAAAACGGTGAAAGTAGCCAAACAATAA
- a CDS encoding tetratricopeptide repeat protein, whose protein sequence is MKKAEKTTRVSSGKRNPEHLVLPGKLSLSYPHAAILLILTFTFLLYAGALRNDFMIGWDDGEYLTAISGEGSINVPEIFSSFHLGMYQPLAVLSMAINYKLSGPEPWIFILTNILLHLMNTALVFLLMRRWMKSWIAGAIVALLFAIHPMHVEPVVWISARSSGLYALFFLLGLIAYDKYTDQGHSLRQYLYVLLFFVLALFSKSMAATFPLVLLMADYLKQRKLRWRLLTEKIPFFAVSIIFGLVAIRASASFGHITVLEQDYNFFQRIFLILYGISFYILKLFVPLNLSAIYAYPEISGGKLPAYVFSSVIVLIAAIAVILYRRKYRREFISGGMFFLITIGMVLPLFWSRIFITADRYTYIPYIGFFMIIGRYAANLWETRNTIDKTTRRMMLSASVLLVIILGASTVSRITVWKNTPTLLSDVIDKKRSDADMAHGYFYLGNYYDAENNAAEAIKYYDLSLSRNPSYLLALNNRGILKGKSGQISTAIADFDQAIRIKPDYAEAWYNRGIAYFQAGEPEHACADWKESASHGFAPARQAIGRYCTGEKIPGQLQIPGIEDGSGTIPGTRDN, encoded by the coding sequence ATGAAAAAGGCGGAAAAAACCACGCGCGTTTCTTCAGGGAAACGAAACCCGGAACATTTGGTCCTGCCGGGCAAACTGTCGCTTAGTTACCCGCACGCCGCCATTCTGCTGATCCTTACCTTTACTTTTTTACTTTACGCAGGCGCCCTCCGCAACGACTTTATGATTGGCTGGGACGACGGGGAATATCTTACGGCCATATCAGGGGAAGGAAGCATCAATGTGCCGGAGATTTTCAGCAGCTTTCACCTGGGCATGTACCAGCCGCTTGCCGTGCTGAGTATGGCCATCAATTACAAATTATCCGGCCCTGAGCCTTGGATTTTTATTCTGACCAATATACTGCTGCATCTGATGAATACAGCACTGGTATTCCTGCTGATGCGGCGCTGGATGAAAAGCTGGATTGCCGGGGCTATTGTCGCACTGCTGTTTGCCATACATCCCATGCATGTGGAACCGGTGGTCTGGATTTCGGCCCGAAGCTCGGGCCTTTACGCGCTCTTTTTCCTGCTGGGACTGATTGCCTACGACAAATACACAGACCAGGGTCACAGCCTCAGGCAATATCTGTATGTTCTGCTCTTTTTTGTGCTTGCCCTGTTCTCCAAATCCATGGCTGCCACCTTCCCGTTAGTGCTGCTGATGGCAGACTATCTGAAGCAGAGAAAACTCCGCTGGAGATTATTGACTGAAAAAATCCCGTTTTTTGCGGTTTCAATCATTTTCGGCCTTGTTGCAATCAGGGCCTCCGCATCCTTCGGGCATATTACCGTGCTTGAACAGGACTACAACTTTTTTCAGCGGATCTTCCTGATCCTTTACGGTATCTCATTTTACATCCTGAAGCTTTTTGTACCGCTCAACCTGTCGGCAATATATGCTTACCCTGAAATCAGCGGGGGGAAACTCCCGGCCTATGTATTTTCCTCGGTCATCGTCCTGATTGCAGCAATTGCTGTGATCCTTTACCGGCGGAAATACCGCAGGGAGTTTATTTCCGGAGGCATGTTTTTCCTGATTACCATCGGCATGGTCCTTCCATTGTTCTGGTCAAGGATATTCATCACTGCCGACCGGTATACATATATCCCATACATCGGCTTTTTTATGATTATTGGCCGGTATGCCGCCAATCTTTGGGAAACGCGGAATACCATTGACAAAACTACCCGCAGAATGATGCTTTCGGCCTCTGTTTTACTGGTGATTATACTGGGAGCCTCAACCGTTAGCCGGATAACCGTCTGGAAAAACACCCCCACCCTGCTCTCAGATGTAATTGACAAAAAACGTTCTGATGCGGATATGGCCCATGGATACTTTTACCTGGGCAATTATTACGATGCTGAAAACAATGCAGCGGAGGCCATAAAATATTATGATCTTTCATTAAGCCGTAATCCCTCCTACCTGCTTGCATTGAACAACCGTGGCATTCTGAAAGGCAAATCCGGCCAGATCAGTACGGCAATTGCCGATTTTGATCAGGCCATCCGCATCAAACCCGATTATGCCGAAGCATGGTACAACCGGGGCATAGCATATTTTCAGGCCGGCGAACCTGAACACGCCTGCGCCGACTGGAAAGAATCTGCAAGTCATGGTTTTGCACCCGCGCGCCAGGCTATTGGAAGGTATTGCACGGGCGAAAAAATACCAGGTCAGTTACAAATACCTGGGATTGAAGATGGAAGCGGGACTATACCCGGCACAAGGGATAACTGA